A portion of the Chlamydia caviae GPIC genome contains these proteins:
- a CDS encoding DNA topoisomerase IV subunit B → MATYTEASVVSLASLEHIRLRAGMYIGRLGDGSQVEDGIYTLFKEVVDNAIDEFIMGHGKRISISTQATSVTVRDYGRGIPLGKMIECVSKINTGAKYTQDVFHFSVGLNGVGLKAVNALSETFTVRSVRKKKYHAATFCKGILQNSRQGSTKDPDGTEITFSPDPTIFTDFSFNDEFLRKKIRRYTYLHPGLEILCNDEVFVSQQGLQDLFKEEITEETLYPPIAFQNSELSFLFTHLETHNERYFSFVNGQETVDGGTHLAAFKEAIVKGINEYFGKTFTSNDIRDGLVGCIAIKIASPIFESQTKNKLGNTQIRSGIIKDVKSAIIQELKKNKSYADLLLDKIKLNEKTRKNIQFIKQDLKDKQKKLHYKIPKLRDCKFHYNERSLYGEASSIFVTEGESASASILSSRNPLTQAVFSLRGKPMNVFSLEEEKMYKNDELFYLASALGITKNNTQHLRYNKIILATDADVDGMHIRNLLITFFLKTFLPIVENHHLFILETPLFKVRYKDTTLYCYSDQEKVQAIQKLGKKEANLEITRFKGLGEISPKEFKTFIGADMRLTPVTIGSLESLETLLQFYMGKNTKERKQFIMDNLITNL, encoded by the coding sequence ATGGCAACATATACTGAAGCTAGTGTTGTTTCTCTAGCCTCTTTAGAACATATCCGCTTACGTGCGGGTATGTATATAGGGAGATTAGGAGACGGCTCTCAAGTTGAAGATGGGATCTACACATTATTTAAAGAAGTTGTGGATAACGCGATTGATGAATTTATCATGGGACATGGGAAACGCATTTCCATTTCTACGCAGGCCACTAGTGTAACTGTGCGTGATTATGGTCGAGGCATTCCTTTAGGGAAAATGATCGAATGTGTCTCTAAAATCAACACAGGAGCAAAGTACACTCAAGATGTTTTTCATTTTTCTGTAGGATTAAATGGTGTAGGGTTAAAAGCTGTAAATGCCCTTTCAGAGACATTTACAGTGCGTTCTGTACGCAAGAAAAAATACCATGCTGCCACATTTTGCAAAGGTATTTTGCAAAATTCCCGTCAAGGGTCTACGAAAGACCCTGATGGAACAGAAATCACCTTTTCTCCGGATCCAACGATCTTTACCGATTTCTCTTTCAATGATGAGTTTTTAAGAAAAAAAATCCGTCGTTATACCTATCTGCATCCTGGGCTCGAAATACTATGTAACGATGAAGTTTTCGTATCACAACAAGGCCTTCAAGACTTATTTAAAGAAGAAATTACAGAGGAAACTCTTTATCCTCCTATAGCATTCCAAAATTCTGAATTATCTTTTCTATTTACCCATCTAGAAACACATAATGAACGGTATTTCTCCTTTGTTAATGGTCAGGAAACCGTAGATGGCGGCACACACCTAGCAGCGTTTAAAGAAGCTATTGTTAAAGGAATCAATGAGTATTTCGGAAAAACATTTACAAGTAATGACATCCGTGATGGCCTTGTAGGCTGCATTGCAATAAAAATTGCCTCGCCCATTTTTGAATCACAGACAAAAAATAAGCTTGGAAATACACAAATTCGCTCGGGAATAATCAAAGATGTTAAAAGTGCGATTATTCAAGAGCTCAAAAAAAATAAATCCTATGCTGACCTTCTTCTCGATAAAATTAAACTCAATGAGAAGACGCGAAAAAATATTCAATTTATCAAGCAAGATCTTAAAGATAAGCAAAAGAAACTCCATTATAAGATTCCAAAACTTCGTGATTGTAAGTTTCACTATAACGAGCGCTCTCTTTATGGTGAGGCTTCGTCTATTTTTGTCACCGAAGGAGAATCCGCTTCGGCTTCTATTTTATCTTCAAGAAATCCTCTCACCCAAGCTGTCTTTTCCCTTCGAGGGAAGCCTATGAATGTTTTTTCTTTGGAAGAAGAAAAAATGTATAAAAATGATGAGCTATTTTATTTAGCCTCAGCTTTGGGAATTACAAAAAACAATACGCAACACTTGCGTTATAATAAAATTATCCTTGCCACCGATGCTGATGTCGATGGTATGCATATCCGAAATTTATTAATTACATTCTTTTTAAAAACCTTCTTGCCCATTGTTGAAAATCATCATCTATTTATCTTAGAAACCCCTTTGTTCAAGGTGCGTTATAAAGACACAACTCTATATTGCTATTCAGATCAGGAAAAAGTGCAAGCAATACAGAAATTAGGAAAAAAAGAAGCGAATTTAGAAATAACAAGATTTAAAGGTTTAGGAGAGATATCTCCTAAAGAGTTTAAAACCTTTATTGGTGCAGATATGCGCCTAACTCCTGTAACCATTGGTTCATTAGAATCTTTAGAGACTCTTTTGCAATTTTACATGGGGAAAAACACTAAAGAACGAAAACAATTTATTATGGATAACCTTATTACCAACTTGTAG
- a CDS encoding glutamyl-tRNA reductase: protein MVLGVVGISYREAALKEREAAINILKDFEANTLFSQRFFGGEGSFVLLLTCHRAEIYYFSKSNHNVQSELLSRISALGARPYCYQGLACFTHLFTVTSGMDSLISGETEIQGQVKRAYIKAKTDRELPFALHFLFQKALKEGKDFRSQVSLSHPVVTIESVVEQTLDLHGKSTKDKLLFIGYSDINRKVANGLSAKGYRNLIFCSRKNISIPYATVARSQLSFREPYDVIFFGSSESAKDFPGLSLENLASISNRVIFDFNVPRTFTLMERPKDIVCLDMDFISEQVQKKLQISKQCTNKEKPFLALAARKQWEVYEKKCSHISSSQLQTSRPKLLIL from the coding sequence ATGGTCCTAGGGGTTGTTGGAATTAGCTATCGGGAGGCTGCTTTAAAAGAAAGAGAAGCGGCGATTAATATCCTAAAGGATTTTGAAGCTAATACATTATTTTCTCAGCGTTTTTTTGGTGGTGAGGGGTCTTTCGTTTTACTGCTTACATGTCATAGAGCTGAAATTTATTATTTTTCTAAAAGCAATCATAATGTCCAATCGGAATTGCTTTCGCGGATTTCTGCTTTAGGAGCGCGTCCTTACTGTTATCAAGGATTAGCATGTTTCACACATTTATTTACTGTTACTAGTGGTATGGACAGTTTAATTTCTGGTGAGACAGAAATTCAGGGACAGGTGAAACGCGCCTATATTAAAGCAAAAACCGATCGAGAATTGCCTTTCGCGCTACATTTCCTATTTCAGAAGGCTTTAAAAGAAGGAAAGGATTTTCGTTCTCAAGTCTCTTTATCTCATCCTGTTGTGACTATAGAGTCTGTGGTTGAACAAACTCTAGACTTGCATGGTAAATCAACAAAAGACAAACTTTTATTTATCGGTTACTCCGATATTAATCGGAAAGTCGCAAACGGGTTGAGTGCGAAAGGTTACCGCAATCTAATTTTTTGCTCTCGAAAAAACATTTCCATACCCTACGCTACAGTAGCTCGTAGCCAACTTTCTTTTAGGGAACCCTATGATGTCATTTTCTTTGGATCTTCGGAATCGGCTAAAGATTTTCCCGGACTGTCTTTAGAAAATTTGGCAAGCATTTCAAATCGCGTGATCTTTGATTTTAATGTTCCGCGTACCTTTACCTTAATGGAGCGTCCCAAAGATATCGTATGTTTGGATATGGATTTTATTAGCGAGCAAGTGCAGAAGAAGCTTCAAATTAGTAAGCAATGTACAAATAAAGAAAAACCATTTTTAGCTCTAGCAGCAAGAAAACAATGGGAAGTTTATGAAAAAAAGTGCTCACATATATCTTCGAGCCAACTTCAAACTTCTCGTCCTAAACTGTTGATTCTTTAG
- a CDS encoding CesT family type III secretion system chaperone, with the protein MLEKLIKNFATYIGITSTLEFDADGAYVLPISDLVKIRVLQNADNEIVFKAFLGELAPSADINKVYLQMMTANLFGRETGGSALGLDSEGHVVMTRRIPEEVSYEDFARYIESFMNFSETWLEDLGLNKAQQGQ; encoded by the coding sequence ATGTTGGAGAAATTGATAAAAAATTTTGCCACGTATATTGGTATAACGTCAACCCTCGAATTCGATGCTGATGGAGCATATGTCTTGCCTATAAGCGATCTTGTCAAGATACGTGTACTACAAAATGCAGATAATGAAATTGTATTTAAAGCTTTCTTAGGGGAATTGGCTCCTTCTGCGGACATAAACAAAGTATACTTACAGATGATGACGGCGAACTTGTTTGGTAGAGAAACAGGAGGTAGTGCTTTAGGATTGGATTCTGAAGGCCATGTCGTCATGACGCGTAGAATTCCCGAAGAAGTTTCATATGAAGATTTTGCACGTTACATAGAGAGTTTTATGAATTTTTCTGAAACCTGGCTAGAAGATTTGGGACTAAATAAAGCACAACAAGGACAATAG
- the sctD gene encoding type III secretion system inner membrane ring subunit SctD, which translates to MGARLIIDKGPLSGFVLVLEEGTSWSIGRDDATSDIQLEDPKIGDTQVVISLEAGVYSVTNLDTAYPVIVNGKEIQEITTLQNGDILTFGSNQYSFFTNEFDPEDVVYDFDLSSKNTTNVTPEPADSKKKTKKEKKSSQDSGKKSSSKQQDSSNTSPTDKDKELAEAFLASAKTGKKALDQKVDIDTLPDSGIKKKKSPLGDIKNTETQHTTMEENGALPNQNQQPLPDSDPVKQEQSQEGGDRPKEGEPVKESPASKEEVSPQGTAPDEKRDVEDALDDKEASEDVEDKKETSEEVADDKEAAEETPENKEETEEKSEEADEKAEEENEQEDKKAEKAEILSPFNVQDLFRFDQGIFPAEIDDIVQKNVSVDLSQPSRFLLKVLAGANIGAEFHLDTGKSYVLGSDPASADIVFNDLSVSGRHAKIIVSNDGSIMVEDLGSKNGVIIEGKKIENSSTLSSNQVVALGTTLFLLIDHLAPADTIVASFAPEDYGLFGRPQDAEEIAQQAAQEEEEKRKRATLPTGSFILTLFIGGLAILFGIGTASLFHTKEVIPIENMDFQEDIERVVNAFPTVRYTFNKNNGQLFLIGHVKNSIDKSELLYKMDALSFIKSIDDNVIDDEAVWQEMNILLSKRTEFKGVSMHSPEPGQFVITGYLKTEEQSVCLSDYLNVHFNYLSLLENKVIIESQMLKAIAGQLLQSGFANIHVAFVNGEVVLTGYVNNADGEKFRSVVQEISSIPGVRLVKNFVVLLPVEEGIIDLNLRYPSRYRVTGYSKYGDVSINVVVNGRILTRGDVIDGMTVTSIQPNCIFLEKEGLKYKIEYNK; encoded by the coding sequence ATGGGTGCACGTTTAATTATTGATAAAGGCCCGTTGTCAGGATTTGTTCTAGTCCTTGAAGAAGGGACAAGCTGGTCGATAGGAAGAGATGACGCGACTAGCGATATTCAGTTAGAAGATCCTAAGATTGGCGATACCCAAGTTGTTATAAGTTTAGAAGCAGGTGTGTACTCTGTCACAAATTTAGACACTGCGTACCCTGTTATTGTAAATGGCAAAGAAATACAAGAGATAACAACTCTGCAAAACGGTGACATCTTAACGTTTGGAAGCAATCAATATTCTTTCTTCACGAATGAGTTTGATCCTGAGGACGTTGTTTACGATTTTGACCTTTCTTCGAAAAATACTACTAATGTCACGCCCGAACCTGCCGATAGTAAAAAGAAGACGAAGAAAGAGAAAAAGTCTTCACAAGACAGTGGAAAAAAATCTTCTTCGAAACAGCAAGATTCTTCCAATACTTCTCCTACCGATAAAGACAAAGAACTTGCTGAAGCTTTCTTAGCTTCTGCAAAGACAGGAAAGAAAGCTCTCGATCAAAAGGTAGATATAGATACGCTACCCGATTCTGGAATAAAAAAGAAAAAATCTCCATTAGGAGATATAAAAAATACTGAAACCCAGCATACTACTATGGAAGAAAACGGAGCTTTGCCTAATCAAAATCAGCAGCCGTTGCCAGATTCTGATCCTGTTAAACAGGAGCAATCGCAAGAAGGTGGTGACCGGCCTAAAGAAGGTGAACCTGTTAAAGAATCTCCTGCTTCTAAAGAAGAAGTATCTCCCCAAGGAACTGCACCTGATGAGAAGCGGGATGTAGAAGATGCCCTTGATGACAAAGAAGCTTCTGAAGATGTAGAGGATAAAAAAGAAACTTCCGAGGAAGTAGCGGATGATAAAGAAGCTGCTGAAGAAACTCCGGAGAACAAAGAAGAAACCGAAGAAAAGTCTGAAGAGGCTGACGAGAAAGCTGAAGAGGAAAACGAACAGGAAGATAAAAAGGCTGAAAAAGCTGAAATCTTGTCCCCGTTTAATGTGCAAGATCTCTTTAGATTTGATCAGGGTATTTTCCCTGCAGAAATAGATGATATCGTTCAGAAGAATGTTTCCGTAGATCTTTCTCAGCCCTCCCGCTTTTTACTAAAAGTATTAGCCGGAGCGAATATCGGTGCAGAGTTCCATCTAGATACAGGAAAATCCTATGTTTTAGGCAGTGATCCTGCTTCTGCGGATATTGTCTTTAACGATCTTAGCGTCTCAGGTCGCCATGCAAAGATCATCGTAAGTAACGATGGATCTATCATGGTAGAAGATTTAGGAAGTAAAAATGGCGTAATCATTGAAGGAAAGAAGATAGAGAACAGCTCTACTTTAAGTTCCAATCAAGTTGTTGCTCTAGGAACAACGCTATTCTTATTGATAGACCATTTGGCTCCTGCCGATACGATTGTAGCCTCATTTGCTCCAGAAGATTATGGTTTATTTGGTCGTCCTCAAGATGCTGAAGAAATAGCTCAGCAGGCAGCTCAGGAAGAAGAAGAAAAGCGTAAGCGAGCTACTCTGCCTACGGGATCTTTCATTCTCACATTGTTCATTGGTGGACTTGCTATCCTTTTCGGTATAGGTACAGCTTCTTTATTCCATACAAAAGAAGTTATCCCTATTGAAAATATGGACTTCCAAGAAGACATCGAGCGTGTAGTAAATGCCTTCCCAACAGTTCGTTACACATTTAATAAAAATAACGGTCAGCTCTTTTTAATCGGGCACGTAAAAAACAGTATTGATAAAAGCGAGCTTCTCTATAAAATGGACGCTTTGTCTTTCATCAAATCTATCGATGACAATGTGATTGATGACGAAGCCGTCTGGCAAGAAATGAACATCTTGTTATCAAAAAGAACAGAGTTCAAAGGTGTCAGTATGCACTCTCCAGAACCTGGACAGTTTGTGATCACAGGATACCTAAAAACAGAAGAACAGTCTGTATGTCTCTCAGATTACCTGAATGTGCATTTCAACTATCTTTCCCTGCTTGAAAACAAGGTAATCATAGAATCACAAATGTTGAAAGCAATTGCTGGTCAACTTTTGCAATCAGGATTTGCAAACATTCACGTAGCCTTTGTTAATGGCGAAGTTGTTCTTACCGGTTATGTAAACAATGCCGATGGTGAGAAATTCCGTTCTGTTGTTCAGGAAATTTCTAGTATACCTGGCGTACGTCTTGTAAAAAACTTTGTTGTTTTGCTTCCTGTTGAAGAAGGCATCATAGATTTAAATTTACGGTATCCTAGCCGTTATCGTGTAACCGGATATTCAAAATACGGTGACGTGAGCATTAATGTTGTAGTCAATGGTAGGATTTTGACCCGTGGTGATGTTATCGATGGAATGACGGTAACAAGCATCCAACCAAACTGTATCTTTTTAGAGAAGGAAGGGTTGAAATATAAAATCGAGTACAATAAATAG
- a CDS encoding DUF5398 family protein → MFNMENTAAKEDKSSRQLFDLEKDMQDLSKAQEIKANVQDKVQKLNASLREGSDKVFFEKQQTLLAGYLALQKVLGRINRKMV, encoded by the coding sequence ATGTTTAATATGGAAAATACAGCTGCTAAAGAAGATAAATCTTCTCGTCAGCTGTTTGATTTAGAGAAAGATATGCAGGATCTGAGTAAAGCTCAGGAGATCAAAGCTAACGTGCAGGATAAAGTGCAGAAATTAAATGCTTCTCTTCGAGAAGGTTCTGATAAAGTATTTTTCGAGAAGCAACAAACATTGTTAGCAGGATATCTAGCCCTTCAGAAAGTTCTCGGGCGGATCAACCGCAAAATGGTTTAA
- a CDS encoding DUF5407 family protein, whose protein sequence is MSSGSGSSCSAFNFNDMLNGVCKYVQGVQQYLTELETSTQGTVDLGTMFNLQFRMQILSQYMEAVSNILTAVNTEMITMARAVKGS, encoded by the coding sequence ATGAGTAGTGGTAGCGGGAGCAGTTGCTCAGCATTTAATTTTAATGACATGCTCAATGGCGTATGTAAGTACGTCCAAGGTGTGCAACAATATTTAACAGAATTAGAAACCTCAACGCAAGGTACTGTTGACTTAGGTACGATGTTTAATTTGCAGTTTCGTATGCAAATTTTATCACAGTACATGGAAGCAGTATCCAACATCTTGACAGCAGTGAACACAGAGATGATTACTATGGCAAGAGCTGTTAAAGGAAGTTAA
- the sctN gene encoding type III secretion system ATPase SctN, producing MDELTTDFDTLMSQLNDVHLTTVVGRITEVVGMLIKAVVPNVRVGEVCLVKRQGMEPLVTEVVGFTQSFAFLSPLGELSGVSPSSEVIPTGLPLYIRAGNGLLGRVLNGLGEPIDTELKGPLVDVNETYPVFRAPPDPLHREKLRTILSTGVRCIDGMLTVARGQRIGIFAGAGVGKSSLLGMIARNAEEADVNVIALIGERGREVREFIEGDLGEEGMKRSVIVVSTSDQSSQLRLNAAYVGTAIAEYFRDQGKTVVLMMDSVTRFARALREVGLAAGEPPARAGYTPSVFSTLPRLLERSGASDKGTITAFYTVLVAGDDMNEPVADEVKSILDGHIVLSNALAQAYHYPAIDVLASISRLLTAIVPEEQRRIIGKAREVLAKYKANEMLIRIGEYRRGSDREVDFAIDHIDKLNRFLKQDIHEKTNYEEAAQQLRAIFR from the coding sequence ATGGACGAATTGACGACAGATTTTGACACTCTGATGTCGCAATTAAACGACGTGCATTTGACTACCGTTGTAGGTCGTATCACTGAAGTTGTCGGTATGTTAATCAAAGCCGTTGTTCCCAATGTTCGTGTTGGGGAAGTGTGCTTGGTTAAACGTCAGGGTATGGAGCCTCTTGTTACCGAAGTTGTTGGCTTCACACAAAGTTTTGCTTTTCTATCACCATTGGGAGAACTTTCTGGGGTTAGCCCTTCTTCAGAAGTGATCCCAACTGGTCTCCCTTTGTACATCCGTGCAGGGAATGGTCTTTTAGGGCGTGTGTTGAATGGTTTGGGAGAACCTATTGATACCGAACTGAAAGGACCCTTAGTCGATGTTAATGAAACCTATCCTGTTTTCCGTGCTCCACCAGATCCGTTGCATAGGGAAAAGTTAAGAACGATCTTGTCCACAGGCGTGCGCTGCATCGATGGTATGCTCACAGTAGCTAGAGGTCAGCGTATCGGGATTTTCGCTGGAGCCGGTGTGGGTAAATCCTCCCTTCTAGGGATGATTGCTAGAAATGCTGAAGAAGCCGATGTTAACGTGATTGCTCTCATAGGAGAGCGGGGACGTGAGGTTCGCGAGTTTATTGAGGGGGACCTTGGAGAAGAAGGAATGAAACGATCGGTGATCGTCGTTTCTACATCCGATCAATCATCACAATTACGATTAAATGCTGCTTATGTGGGTACTGCTATAGCAGAATATTTTCGTGATCAGGGAAAAACTGTCGTTTTAATGATGGATTCTGTAACCCGATTTGCCCGAGCCTTAAGGGAAGTAGGATTAGCTGCTGGAGAGCCTCCAGCTAGAGCAGGATACACACCTTCAGTATTTTCAACGTTACCTAGACTTCTAGAACGTTCGGGAGCATCAGATAAAGGAACAATCACAGCATTTTACACTGTGCTTGTCGCTGGAGATGATATGAACGAACCTGTTGCCGACGAAGTTAAATCGATTCTTGATGGACATATTGTCTTATCAAATGCTTTAGCACAGGCATATCACTATCCTGCTATTGATGTTTTGGCATCAATTAGCCGATTGCTAACAGCAATTGTTCCTGAGGAACAAAGACGCATCATAGGAAAAGCTCGTGAGGTATTAGCAAAGTATAAAGCAAACGAAATGCTTATACGTATTGGAGAATACCGCCGAGGTTCTGATCGCGAAGTGGATTTTGCTATAGATCACATAGACAAACTGAATAGATTCTTAAAGCAAGATATCCATGAAAAAACTAATTACGAGGAAGCTGCGCAACAACTTCGGGCTATTTTCCGATAA
- a CDS encoding DUF5421 family protein gives MELNKTSESLYNCKTDRHSVQQEVGPEPKDNRDVKVFSLEGRQQSKQDRQDKVSSKDSRQESRGADDKHVEEKTSAVSSKEEDKEESDGFMAYDNPTAGMAFVDVAASVSSEAVVESTTVAIGSADLQWVQDVIASTVESMMVADVNGQQLIELVLDAEGNVPDIFAGANLTLVQTGTDLSVKFSNFVDNAQMAEAMSLIVNNPSQLAGLVEALKNRHLNLTELAVGSSIVQLPTIEEVQTPLHMIAATIHQRDEERDQEGQDQQQQQDQEQNQYKVEEARL, from the coding sequence ATGGAATTAAATAAAACATCCGAGTCTTTGTACAATTGCAAGACAGATCGCCATTCAGTACAACAAGAAGTAGGTCCAGAGCCTAAAGATAACCGTGACGTTAAAGTGTTTTCTTTAGAAGGCCGTCAACAATCAAAACAAGATCGTCAGGATAAAGTTTCCAGTAAAGATTCTCGTCAAGAATCTCGAGGAGCTGATGATAAGCATGTAGAAGAGAAAACATCAGCAGTATCTTCTAAAGAAGAAGATAAAGAAGAGAGTGATGGTTTCATGGCTTATGACAATCCTACAGCAGGCATGGCATTTGTAGATGTTGCTGCTTCTGTATCTAGTGAAGCCGTTGTAGAAAGTACTACAGTAGCTATCGGCAGTGCAGATTTACAGTGGGTGCAAGATGTTATTGCTAGTACTGTAGAATCTATGATGGTTGCTGATGTTAACGGTCAGCAATTAATCGAGTTAGTTTTAGATGCTGAAGGTAATGTTCCTGACATTTTTGCAGGTGCGAATTTAACATTAGTACAAACAGGAACAGACCTATCTGTAAAATTCTCTAATTTTGTAGATAATGCTCAGATGGCAGAAGCAATGAGTCTCATTGTGAATAACCCTTCTCAGCTTGCTGGTTTAGTAGAGGCATTAAAAAATCGTCATTTGAATTTGACAGAATTGGCTGTTGGATCAAGTATTGTACAATTGCCAACTATTGAAGAGGTGCAAACACCTCTACATATGATTGCTGCTACAATTCATCAAAGAGATGAAGAGAGAGATCAAGAAGGACAAGATCAGCAGCAACAGCAAGATCAAGAACAAAACCAATATAAAGTTGAAGAAGCACGTTTGTAA
- the sctQ gene encoding type III secretion system cytoplasmic ring protein SctQ has protein sequence MAVAAEPSTSWLKSRNDFLSSLVKTEEGVSLPPFPEDLCQQKLKEKFRLEDTSLTIQPRGSLSAAQAVKDFGTHLLVQSFLAQPLDSGTFFFVTSEADLQSFMVAVFNDSSLASYFYEKDKLLGFHYYFCAELCKLLQELAWIPSLSARVVGDARFSSKNLQESYQAVDITFGLDGNSMRFRLLFPEALCDSCQKFLSASNQNFDVHQLDPTPLTMSVEVGYCQLTQDEWQQVVHGSFILLDSCLYDPDTEESGGLLTVQGHQFFGGRFLDPASGEFKITSYPNLQQEEPTKETPEVLPAAPLPGNCKLVAEASRYSLTVEEFLKLTQGSVLNFNGVHPSRGVDLILNGAKVGRGEIVSLGDVLGIRVLEV, from the coding sequence ATGGCAGTAGCAGCGGAGCCTAGCACTAGTTGGTTAAAATCCAGAAATGATTTTCTAAGTTCTTTAGTAAAAACGGAAGAAGGGGTTTCCCTTCCTCCGTTTCCTGAAGATCTATGCCAACAAAAGTTGAAAGAAAAATTTCGTTTAGAAGACACGAGCCTTACGATTCAACCTCGAGGCTCCCTCTCTGCTGCTCAGGCTGTTAAAGATTTTGGAACACATCTTTTAGTGCAGTCATTTTTAGCGCAGCCCTTAGATTCTGGAACCTTTTTCTTTGTTACTTCAGAAGCAGATCTTCAATCTTTCATGGTTGCTGTATTCAATGACTCCAGTTTAGCCTCCTATTTTTATGAAAAGGATAAGCTGTTAGGATTCCATTACTACTTTTGTGCAGAGCTATGTAAGTTACTCCAAGAATTAGCTTGGATACCTTCGTTATCTGCTAGGGTCGTAGGAGATGCACGGTTTTCTAGTAAGAATCTGCAAGAATCATATCAAGCTGTAGATATCACTTTTGGGTTAGATGGAAACTCTATGCGTTTCCGTTTACTTTTCCCAGAAGCTCTATGCGACAGTTGCCAAAAGTTTCTCTCAGCATCGAATCAAAACTTTGATGTGCATCAACTAGATCCTACGCCTTTGACAATGTCCGTAGAAGTGGGCTATTGCCAACTCACACAAGATGAGTGGCAGCAAGTTGTCCATGGTAGTTTTATCTTGTTGGATAGTTGTTTATATGATCCCGATACAGAAGAAAGCGGTGGTTTACTTACTGTTCAAGGACATCAATTTTTCGGTGGTCGTTTTCTCGATCCAGCCTCCGGTGAATTTAAAATTACTAGCTATCCGAATTTACAACAGGAAGAACCTACTAAAGAAACTCCAGAAGTTCTCCCCGCAGCACCTTTACCAGGAAATTGTAAATTAGTAGCGGAAGCTTCTAGATACTCATTAACGGTGGAAGAGTTTTTAAAACTTACTCAAGGTAGTGTTTTAAATTTCAATGGTG